The following are encoded in a window of Camelus ferus isolate YT-003-E chromosome 20, BCGSAC_Cfer_1.0, whole genome shotgun sequence genomic DNA:
- the PTCRA gene encoding LOW QUALITY PROTEIN: pre T-cell antigen receptor alpha (The sequence of the model RefSeq protein was modified relative to this genomic sequence to represent the inferred CDS: deleted 2 bases in 1 codon), translated as MAGTWLLLLLALECPALPTDPIFFPSSPEVTTLLRLAQQGAGSTPFPSLAPPITLLVDGKQQTLVVCLVLDVAPPGLESPIWFSAGNGSSLDAFTYGPSPAADGTWTSLAQLSLPSEELAAWETLVCHTGPEAGEQSQSTQPLQLSGEASSTRTCLWEPLRGTRGQALRLGALRLLLFKMLLLDVLLTCSRLRALPAARGNPAGPSCPRDPAPRASRGPAGRSPSLPEAFAGRIARSPHRQASPQ; from the exons ATGGCCGGGACCTGGCTTCTGCTTCTCCTGGCCCTCGAGtgtccagccctgcccacag ATcctattttcttcccttcctccccagaggtaaccactctCCTGAGGCTGGCACAACAAG GTGCGGGCAGcacacccttcccctctctggcccCACCAATCACACTTTTGGTGGATGGAAAGCAGCAGACGCTGGTGGTCTGCTTGGTCCTTGACGTTGCACCTCCTGGCCTCGAGAGTCCCATCTGGTTCTCAGCTGGCAACGGCAGCTCACTGGATGCGTTCACCTATGGTCCTTCCCCAGCGGCGGATGGCACCTGGACTAGCTTGGCTCAGCTCTCCCTACCCTCTGAAGAGCTGGCAGCCTGGGAGACCCTGGTCTGCCATACCGGGCCTGAGGCTGGAGAACAGAGCCAGAGCACACAGCCCCTACAGCTGTCAG GAGAGGCTTCCTCAACCAGGACCTGCCTCTGGGAGCCTCTCCGAG GGACGCGGGGCCAGGCGCTGCGGCTGGGGGCGCTGCGGCTGCTGCTCTTCAAGATGCTGCTGCTGGATGTGCTCCTGACCTGCAGCCGCCTCCGCGCGCTGCCCGCCGCGCGGGGAAACCCGGCCGGGCCGTCCTGCCCGAGGGACCCC GCTCCCCGTGCCTCTCGCGGCCCCGCGGGCCGATCGCCTTCTCTTCCCGAAGCCTTCGCCGGTAGGATCGCCCGCAGCCCCCACCGACAGGCTTCGCCGCAGTGA
- the C20H6orf226 gene encoding uncharacterized protein C6orf226 homolog yields MEPPCSPSRSGHVPAAAESAPASVTLTQLLQLVQQGEELPDLERRHIAATLGEPTASRLPRRPKPWEAASSAEDLAPPLQTLGHRPTDPKVWAEQPPGGARLGAGATAPS; encoded by the coding sequence ATGGAGCCGCCCTGCAGTCCCAGCCGGTCGGGCCATGTTCCCGCGGCGGCGGAGTCAGCCCCGGCCTCGGTGACCCTAACGCAGCTCCTGCAGCTGGTCCAGCAGGGCGAGGAGCTCCCGGACCTGGAGAGGCGCCACATCGCGGCGACCCTTGGCGAACCCACGGCATCCCGGCTCCCGCGGAGGCCCAAGCCCTGGGAGGCCGCAAGCTCCGCAGAGGACCTGGCGCCGCCGCTCCAGACCTTGGGCCACAGGCCCACCGACCCTAAAGTATGGGCAGAGCAACCTCCTGGAGGAGCCCGGCTTGGCGCAGGTGCGACGGCGCCTTCCTAG